One segment of Streptomyces sp. NA02950 DNA contains the following:
- a CDS encoding alpha-amylase family protein, with translation MRHRSRLLGGALAGLLTAAAIATVAPWSSQATPPGDKTVTATLFEWRYDAVAQACKDSLGPAGYGYVEVSPASEHIQGGQWWTSYQPVSYRIAGRLGDRHAFKNMVGACHQAGVKVIADAVINHMSSGSGTGTGGTAYTKYTYPGTYQDQDFHGCRKDIGDYGNRGEVQNCELVGLADLDTGSDYVRGAIAGYLSDLRSLGVDGFRIDAAKHMAAGDLAAIKGRMADPGMWVSEVIYGAGEAVSPEEYTGIGDVDEFRYGGHLKSAFQGGNIAQLKSVADGKLSSDKARTFVDNWDTERNGSTLTSKDGASYTLANVFMLASPYGSPNVYSGYEWTDRDAGPPAGGAARCGNGSGWTCTHARTDITGMVGFRNQVAGAELKGWWDNGGSALAFSRGGKGFVALNNGDGELRETFSTSLPAGTYCNVAKAAPDRCDGNTVTVADDGTVRTTVPAKSALALHTGAKG, from the coding sequence ATGCGACACCGGTCCCGTCTGCTGGGCGGAGCGCTGGCCGGGCTGCTCACGGCAGCCGCCATCGCCACCGTCGCCCCCTGGTCCTCCCAGGCCACACCGCCGGGCGACAAGACGGTCACCGCCACACTGTTCGAGTGGAGGTACGACGCGGTCGCCCAGGCGTGCAAGGACTCGCTCGGCCCGGCGGGTTACGGCTATGTGGAGGTCTCGCCCGCCTCCGAGCACATCCAGGGCGGGCAGTGGTGGACCTCCTACCAGCCCGTCAGTTACCGGATCGCCGGACGGCTCGGTGACAGGCACGCTTTCAAGAACATGGTGGGCGCATGTCACCAGGCGGGTGTGAAGGTGATCGCCGACGCGGTCATCAACCACATGTCGTCGGGTTCCGGTACCGGCACCGGCGGTACGGCCTACACGAAGTACACCTATCCGGGTACCTACCAGGACCAGGACTTCCACGGCTGCCGCAAGGACATCGGCGACTACGGCAACCGAGGCGAGGTCCAGAACTGCGAACTCGTCGGCCTCGCCGACCTCGACACCGGCAGCGACTACGTCCGGGGTGCCATCGCCGGTTATCTCAGCGACCTCCGCTCGCTGGGCGTGGACGGATTCCGCATCGACGCCGCCAAGCACATGGCCGCCGGCGACCTGGCCGCCATCAAGGGCAGGATGGCCGACCCGGGCATGTGGGTATCGGAAGTCATCTACGGTGCGGGCGAGGCCGTTTCGCCCGAGGAGTACACCGGTATCGGCGACGTGGACGAGTTCCGCTACGGCGGCCACCTCAAGAGCGCGTTCCAGGGCGGCAACATCGCCCAGCTGAAGTCGGTGGCCGACGGAAAGCTGAGCAGCGACAAGGCCCGGACCTTCGTCGACAACTGGGACACCGAGCGCAACGGCTCGACCCTCACCTCCAAGGACGGCGCGTCCTACACCCTCGCCAACGTCTTCATGCTCGCCTCGCCCTATGGTTCGCCCAATGTGTACTCCGGCTACGAGTGGACCGACAGGGACGCGGGCCCGCCCGCGGGCGGCGCGGCCCGCTGCGGCAACGGCAGCGGCTGGACCTGCACCCACGCCAGGACCGACATCACCGGCATGGTCGGCTTCCGCAACCAGGTCGCCGGTGCCGAGCTGAAGGGCTGGTGGGACAACGGCGGCAGCGCCCTCGCCTTCAGCCGCGGCGGCAAGGGGTTCGTCGCCCTCAACAACGGCGACGGAGAGCTGAGGGAGACCTTCAGCACCTCGCTTCCGGCAGGTACCTACTGCAATGTGGCCAAGGCGGCACCGGACAGGTGTGACGGCAACACGGTGACGGTCGCCGACGACGGCACGGTGCGGACCACCGTCCCGGCCAAGAGCGCACTGGCGCTGCACACCGGCGCCAAGGGCTGA
- a CDS encoding MarR family winged helix-turn-helix transcriptional regulator: MPEPETSGLLAEQLLRLTRKLHRAQKRHMEPLGITPAQSRLLRTVAHTDEPPRMADLAQRLEVVPRAVTTLVDALEAHGSVRRVPDPTNRRVVRVELTDSGRSTLRALRDARRTAAEDILAPLSAEQREVLGGLLDTLSTAHGHGC; this comes from the coding sequence ATGCCCGAGCCCGAGACCTCCGGCCTCCTGGCGGAGCAGCTGCTGCGCCTGACACGGAAGCTGCACCGTGCCCAGAAGCGCCATATGGAGCCCCTGGGTATCACCCCCGCCCAGTCCCGGCTGCTGCGCACCGTCGCACACACCGACGAGCCGCCGCGGATGGCGGATCTGGCGCAGCGGCTGGAGGTGGTGCCGCGTGCGGTGACCACGCTGGTGGACGCCCTGGAGGCGCATGGCTCGGTGCGCCGGGTACCGGATCCGACCAACCGGCGGGTGGTGCGCGTCGAGCTGACCGACTCCGGCCGCTCGACCCTGCGGGCACTGCGTGACGCACGCCGGACGGCCGCCGAGGACATCCTGGCGCCGCTCAGCGCCGAGCAGCGGGAGGTCCTCGGCGGACTGCTGGACACCCTGTCCACCGCTCACGGCCACGGCTGCTGA
- a CDS encoding ABC transporter ATP-binding protein: MHHDDASGTASAAEPERPAQVRRILRLFRPYRSRLTVVGLLVAASALVSVASPFLLREVLDTAIPERRTGLLTLLALGMIAAAVVTSCFGVLQTFISTTVGQRVMHDLRTAVYDRLQRMPLAFFTRTRTGEVQSRIANDIGGMQATVTSTATSLVSNLTSVVATVVAMLALDWRLTVVSLLLLPLFVWISRRVGAERKKITSQRQKQMASMSAMVTESLSVSGILLGRTMGRSASLTEEFSRESERLVGLEVRSNMAGRWRMSTIGIVMAAMPAVIYWAAGVALQTGGPSVSIGTLVAFVSLQQGLFRPTVSLLSTGVQVQTSLALFARIFEYLDLPIDITEPAEPRRLESVRGEVRFDGVDFDYNTQDPASAQGTLRGIELTVPAGDSLAVVGPTGSGKTTLSYLVPRLYDVTGGRVLIDGVDVRDLDFDTLARAVGVVSQETYLFHASIADNLRFAKPDATHEQLVSAAKAAQIHDHIASLPDGYDTLVGERGYRFSGGEKQRLAIARTILRDPPVLILDEATSALDTRTEQAVQEAIDALSAGRTTITIAHRLSTVRDAGQIVVLDGGRVAESGTHQELMARDGRYAALVRRDAQLSPAPAV, from the coding sequence ATGCACCACGACGACGCGTCAGGGACCGCATCGGCCGCCGAGCCGGAGCGTCCCGCCCAAGTGCGCCGCATCCTCCGGCTCTTCCGCCCCTACCGCAGCCGCCTCACCGTGGTCGGCCTGCTCGTCGCCGCCTCCGCACTGGTCTCGGTGGCCTCGCCCTTTCTGCTGCGTGAGGTCCTCGACACCGCCATCCCCGAGCGCCGCACCGGACTGCTGACCCTCCTGGCCCTCGGCATGATCGCCGCGGCCGTCGTCACCAGCTGCTTCGGGGTGCTCCAGACGTTCATCTCCACCACCGTCGGCCAGCGGGTGATGCACGACCTGCGCACCGCCGTCTACGACCGGCTCCAGCGGATGCCGCTCGCCTTCTTCACCCGCACCCGCACCGGTGAGGTCCAGTCCCGGATCGCCAATGACATCGGCGGCATGCAGGCCACCGTCACCTCCACCGCGACCTCACTGGTCTCCAACCTCACCAGCGTCGTCGCCACGGTCGTCGCCATGCTCGCCCTCGACTGGCGGCTGACCGTGGTCTCGCTGCTCCTGCTGCCGCTGTTCGTCTGGATCAGCCGCCGCGTCGGCGCCGAGCGCAAGAAGATCACCTCACAGCGCCAGAAGCAGATGGCCTCGATGTCCGCGATGGTCACCGAATCCCTGTCGGTGAGCGGAATCCTGCTCGGCCGCACCATGGGCCGGTCCGCCTCGCTCACCGAGGAGTTCTCCCGGGAGTCCGAGCGTCTGGTCGGACTCGAGGTGCGCTCCAACATGGCGGGCCGCTGGCGGATGTCCACCATCGGCATCGTCATGGCCGCCATGCCCGCCGTCATCTACTGGGCCGCCGGAGTCGCCCTCCAGACGGGCGGCCCCTCGGTCTCCATCGGCACCCTCGTCGCCTTCGTCTCGCTCCAGCAGGGTCTGTTCCGGCCCACGGTGAGCCTGCTGTCCACCGGTGTCCAGGTGCAGACCTCCCTGGCGCTCTTCGCCCGTATCTTCGAGTACCTCGACCTGCCGATCGACATCACCGAGCCCGCCGAGCCCCGGCGGCTGGAGAGCGTGCGCGGTGAAGTCCGCTTCGACGGCGTCGACTTCGACTACAACACCCAGGACCCCGCCTCCGCCCAGGGGACGCTGCGCGGAATCGAGCTGACCGTTCCGGCGGGCGACAGCCTGGCCGTCGTCGGTCCGACCGGCTCCGGCAAGACCACCCTCAGCTATCTGGTGCCCCGGCTCTACGACGTGACCGGCGGCCGGGTGCTGATCGACGGAGTCGACGTCCGGGACCTCGACTTCGACACCCTCGCCCGCGCGGTCGGCGTGGTCTCCCAGGAGACCTATCTCTTCCACGCCTCGATCGCCGACAACCTGCGCTTCGCCAAGCCCGACGCGACCCATGAGCAGCTCGTGTCGGCGGCGAAGGCCGCGCAAATCCACGACCACATCGCATCCCTCCCCGACGGCTACGACACCCTGGTCGGCGAGCGGGGCTATCGGTTCTCCGGCGGCGAGAAGCAGCGCCTCGCCATCGCCCGGACGATTCTGCGCGACCCGCCGGTGCTGATCCTCGACGAGGCCACCAGCGCTCTCGACACCCGCACCGAACAGGCCGTCCAGGAGGCCATCGACGCGCTGTCGGCGGGACGCACCACGATCACCATCGCCCATCGGCTGTCCACGGTGCGGGACGCCGGCCAGATCGTGGTGCTCGACGGCGGCCGGGTCGCCGAGAGCGGTACCCACCAGGAGCTGATGGCCCGGGACGGCCGCTATGCCGCCCTGGTGCGCCGTGACGCCCAGCTGTCGCCCGCCCCGGCCGTCTAG
- a CDS encoding CaiB/BaiF CoA-transferase family protein, producing MPAQPLDGITVVALEQAVAAPYATRQLADLGARVIKVERPGRGDFARDYDRAVKGASAYFVWINRGKESVVLDIKDDADRAVLDALLARADVFVHNLAPGAVDRLGLGSQTLRALHPRLITCAISGYGASGPYRDKKAYDLLIQCETGLLSITGSPAEPARPGISIADIAGGMYAYSGILTALYERERTGEGTDLSVSLLDALGEWMGHPYFTQEYGGTPLARSGARHPSISPYGAYRCGDGAQVFLSVQSDREWVALCERVLRRPELIRDPLFADNPTRRAHDEKLTAELEECFAGHTAEGLIALLDGAGIANARLRDVAGFAAHPQLAARERWGEFGSPVGPLRGLLPPVEVAGRRAPMRPVPELGEHTEAVRAEFT from the coding sequence GTGCCCGCACAGCCGCTGGACGGCATCACTGTCGTCGCCCTGGAACAGGCCGTCGCCGCTCCGTACGCCACCCGCCAGCTCGCCGATCTGGGTGCGCGGGTGATCAAGGTCGAGAGGCCGGGGCGGGGCGACTTCGCCCGTGACTACGACCGTGCGGTGAAGGGGGCCTCGGCCTACTTCGTCTGGATCAATCGCGGGAAGGAGAGCGTCGTCCTCGACATCAAGGACGACGCCGACCGGGCCGTTCTCGACGCGCTGCTCGCCCGCGCGGATGTCTTTGTGCACAATCTGGCGCCCGGGGCGGTGGATCGGCTCGGTCTGGGGTCACAGACGCTGCGGGCCCTGCATCCCCGTCTGATCACCTGTGCCATCTCGGGGTACGGCGCCAGCGGACCGTACCGGGACAAGAAGGCGTACGACCTGCTCATCCAGTGCGAGACGGGGCTGCTGTCGATCACCGGCAGCCCCGCGGAACCGGCACGTCCCGGCATCTCCATCGCGGACATCGCGGGCGGGATGTACGCCTACAGCGGGATTCTCACCGCGCTGTACGAGCGGGAACGCACCGGCGAGGGGACGGATCTGAGCGTGAGTCTCCTGGACGCGCTGGGCGAGTGGATGGGGCACCCGTACTTCACCCAGGAGTACGGCGGTACGCCCCTCGCACGCAGCGGCGCCCGCCATCCGTCGATCTCCCCGTACGGCGCCTATCGCTGCGGCGACGGCGCCCAGGTGTTCCTGAGCGTGCAGAGCGACCGCGAGTGGGTGGCCCTGTGCGAACGGGTGCTGCGCCGCCCCGAGCTGATCCGTGATCCGCTGTTCGCCGACAATCCGACGCGCCGCGCCCATGACGAGAAGCTGACGGCCGAGCTGGAGGAGTGTTTCGCGGGGCACACCGCCGAGGGGCTGATCGCGCTGTTGGACGGGGCCGGTATCGCCAACGCCCGGCTGCGGGACGTCGCCGGGTTCGCCGCGCATCCTCAGCTGGCGGCCAGGGAGCGCTGGGGTGAGTTCGGCTCCCCCGTCGGGCCGCTGCGGGGGCTGCTGCCCCCGGTCGAGGTGGCGGGGCGCCGGGCGCCGATGCGGCCGGTGCCCGAACTCGGCGAGCACACGGAGGCGGTGCGCGCCGAGTTCACCTGA
- a CDS encoding alpha/beta fold hydrolase, whose translation MFVDLPLDQLHAYRPALAEPEGFDTFWERTLAEARTTDLDAVFTPYEAGLGRVHTDDVEFAGFGGHRIRGWLLAPRDAAGPLPCVVQYVGYNGGRGLPHNWLLWPSVGYAVLVMDTRGQGWSQQTPGATADPAGGTGPEAPGMMTKGILSPDDYYYRRLYTDAVRAVAAARAHPLVDPERIVVSGGSQGGGMALAAAGLVPDLTAALVDVPFMTHIRRALEITDADPYGELARFCAGQRHLTDQVLTTLDHFDGLNFAARAQAPALFSTALRDEITPTSCGFAAYHHYAGEKELKVWPFNGHEGGGTHQQAEQITFLRRLLG comes from the coding sequence GTGTTTGTCGATCTGCCTCTGGACCAGCTGCACGCCTACCGTCCCGCGCTGGCCGAGCCCGAGGGCTTCGACACCTTCTGGGAGCGCACCCTCGCCGAAGCGCGCACCACGGACCTGGACGCGGTGTTCACGCCGTACGAGGCGGGTCTGGGCCGGGTGCACACCGATGACGTGGAGTTCGCCGGCTTCGGCGGGCACCGGATACGGGGGTGGCTGCTGGCCCCGCGCGACGCGGCGGGTCCGCTGCCGTGCGTGGTGCAGTACGTCGGCTACAACGGCGGACGCGGGCTGCCGCACAACTGGCTGCTGTGGCCGTCCGTGGGCTACGCGGTCCTCGTGATGGACACCCGTGGCCAGGGCTGGTCCCAGCAGACGCCCGGCGCGACCGCCGATCCGGCGGGCGGCACCGGGCCCGAGGCACCCGGCATGATGACCAAGGGAATCCTCTCCCCGGACGACTACTACTACCGGCGGCTCTACACCGACGCCGTGCGCGCGGTGGCGGCGGCCCGGGCCCATCCGCTGGTGGACCCCGAGCGGATCGTGGTCAGCGGCGGCAGCCAGGGCGGCGGCATGGCGCTCGCCGCGGCCGGGCTGGTGCCCGATCTGACCGCGGCCCTGGTGGATGTGCCGTTCATGACGCACATCCGGCGCGCGCTCGAGATCACCGACGCCGATCCGTACGGCGAGCTGGCCCGGTTCTGCGCCGGTCAGCGCCATCTGACGGACCAGGTGCTCACCACGCTCGACCACTTCGACGGACTCAACTTCGCGGCGCGCGCGCAGGCGCCCGCGCTGTTCTCGACCGCGCTGCGCGATGAGATCACCCCAACCTCCTGCGGCTTCGCCGCGTACCACCACTACGCGGGCGAGAAGGAGCTGAAGGTGTGGCCGTTCAACGGCCATGAGGGCGGGGGCACCCATCAGCAGGCGGAGCAGATCACCTTTCTGCGGCGGCTGCTCGGCTGA
- a CDS encoding amino acid ABC transporter ATP-binding protein, protein MAERKQQQETERPDGVAIRVEKLHKSFGELEVLKGIDLTVRRGEVVCVIGPSGSGKSTLLRCVNLLEEPTSGSVTVAGAEVTDPDVDIDRVRRRIGMVFQAFNLFPHLTALENLTIAQRRVLRRDKAEARRVGRENLGRVGLTAKEDAYPAQLSGGQQQRVAIARALSMDPELMLFDEPTSALDPELVGDVLAVMRSLADEGMTMLVVTHEMSFAREVADRVVFMDDGVIVEEGGPQQVVADPRHPRTRAFLNRVLDPAAARVGEVPDSGPHDARIDR, encoded by the coding sequence ATGGCAGAGCGGAAGCAGCAGCAGGAGACCGAGCGGCCAGACGGTGTTGCCATCCGGGTCGAGAAGCTGCACAAGTCCTTCGGGGAGCTGGAGGTGCTCAAGGGCATCGACCTCACGGTGCGGCGGGGCGAGGTGGTGTGTGTGATCGGCCCCTCGGGGTCGGGCAAGTCGACCCTCCTGCGCTGTGTGAACCTCCTGGAGGAGCCCACCTCGGGCTCGGTGACCGTGGCCGGGGCGGAGGTCACCGACCCGGATGTGGACATCGACCGGGTGCGGCGCCGGATCGGCATGGTGTTCCAGGCGTTCAACCTCTTCCCCCACCTCACCGCGCTGGAGAACCTCACCATCGCCCAGCGGCGGGTGCTGCGCCGTGACAAGGCGGAGGCCCGGCGCGTCGGCCGGGAGAATCTGGGCCGGGTGGGCCTCACCGCCAAGGAGGACGCCTACCCGGCGCAGCTGTCGGGCGGCCAGCAGCAGCGGGTGGCCATCGCACGGGCGCTGTCCATGGACCCGGAGCTGATGCTGTTCGACGAGCCGACCTCGGCCCTCGACCCGGAGCTGGTCGGCGATGTCCTCGCCGTGATGCGCTCGCTGGCCGACGAGGGGATGACGATGCTCGTGGTCACCCATGAGATGAGCTTCGCCCGCGAGGTCGCGGACCGGGTCGTCTTCATGGACGACGGGGTGATCGTGGAGGAGGGCGGTCCACAGCAGGTGGTGGCCGATCCACGCCATCCGCGCACCCGGGCGTTCCTCAACCGGGTGCTGGATCCGGCCGCGGCCCGCGTCGGGGAGGTGCCGGACTCCGGGCCGCATGACGCCCGGATCGACCGCTGA
- a CDS encoding amino acid ABC transporter permease: protein MAMTRRQRARAIRAVQYAVLVAVLLVFVLAADWGELRRAFFDAEVARSLFPDVITTALVNTVVYTLLGFGFGLVLGLMLALMRLSQVPPYRWLSIAYIEFFRGVPALLVFIALGFGVPLAFQVALDRYVTVMLALGLVGAAYMAETIRAGIQAVPKGQMEAARSLGMSHARAMISIIIPQAFRIVLPPLTNELILLTKDSSLVYLLGLSLDQYELSKFGRDALNQHRSLTPILVAGVCYLVITVPLGHLVRRLEARTAKAR, encoded by the coding sequence ATGGCAATGACCCGTCGGCAGCGGGCACGGGCGATACGGGCGGTGCAGTACGCCGTACTGGTCGCCGTGCTCCTCGTCTTCGTCCTGGCCGCGGACTGGGGTGAACTGCGCCGCGCGTTCTTCGACGCGGAGGTCGCCCGGTCCCTGTTCCCCGATGTCATCACCACCGCGCTGGTCAACACCGTCGTCTACACCCTGCTCGGCTTCGGTTTCGGACTGGTACTGGGGCTGATGCTCGCGTTGATGCGGCTCTCCCAGGTGCCGCCCTACCGGTGGCTGTCGATCGCCTACATCGAGTTCTTCCGCGGGGTACCGGCGCTGCTGGTGTTCATCGCCCTGGGCTTCGGTGTGCCGCTCGCCTTCCAGGTGGCCCTGGACCGCTATGTCACCGTGATGCTGGCGCTCGGGCTGGTCGGCGCCGCCTATATGGCGGAGACGATCCGCGCGGGCATCCAGGCGGTGCCCAAGGGGCAGATGGAGGCGGCGCGTTCACTGGGGATGTCCCACGCCCGGGCCATGATCTCGATCATCATTCCGCAGGCCTTCCGGATCGTGCTGCCGCCGCTCACCAATGAGCTGATCCTGCTCACCAAGGACTCGTCCCTGGTCTATCTGCTCGGTCTCTCCCTGGACCAGTACGAACTGTCCAAGTTCGGCCGGGACGCGCTCAATCAGCACCGCAGCCTCACCCCGATCCTGGTGGCCGGGGTGTGCTACCTGGTCATCACCGTTCCGCTGGGACATCTGGTGCGGCGGCTCGAGGCCCGTACGGCGAAGGCGAGGTGA
- a CDS encoding ABC transporter substrate-binding protein encodes MSARSALSATAVAAASALLAGCTSTASSGSGGSDINLVQSGKLTTCTHLPYAPFQSKEGKEIVGFDVDLVDLIASSLKVKQEIVDTPFEGIQSGEDLNANKCDVAAAGMTINEVREKNLDFSAPYFEATQALVTKKGKPYSSLADLSGKKVAVQQGTTGEAYAQKHAKGAKLVQFEDLALLLTAVKTGQVDAGVNDNGVLYDYVKDNPDTEVTAEFNTGEQYGIAVRTGNDALRKKINKVLKAARSDGRYDRIYKKWFGTTPKKSATKPAAN; translated from the coding sequence GTGTCCGCTCGCTCCGCACTGTCCGCCACCGCCGTAGCCGCCGCATCCGCCCTGCTGGCCGGGTGCACCAGTACCGCGTCGTCCGGGTCCGGCGGCTCGGACATCAACCTGGTGCAGTCCGGGAAACTCACCACCTGCACCCATCTGCCGTACGCCCCCTTCCAGTCGAAGGAGGGCAAGGAGATCGTCGGCTTCGATGTGGACCTGGTCGATCTCATCGCGTCGTCGCTCAAGGTGAAACAGGAGATCGTCGACACGCCCTTCGAGGGCATCCAGTCCGGTGAGGACCTCAACGCCAACAAGTGCGATGTCGCCGCCGCCGGAATGACCATCAACGAGGTGCGGGAGAAGAACCTCGACTTCTCCGCCCCCTATTTCGAGGCCACCCAGGCCCTCGTCACCAAGAAGGGCAAGCCCTACTCCTCCCTCGCCGACCTCAGCGGCAAGAAGGTGGCGGTCCAGCAGGGAACCACCGGTGAGGCCTATGCCCAGAAGCATGCCAAGGGCGCGAAACTCGTCCAGTTCGAGGACCTCGCACTGCTGCTGACCGCCGTCAAGACCGGGCAGGTCGACGCGGGCGTCAATGACAACGGCGTGCTCTACGACTACGTCAAGGACAACCCGGACACCGAGGTGACGGCCGAGTTCAACACCGGTGAGCAGTACGGCATCGCCGTGCGCACGGGCAATGACGCCCTCCGTAAGAAGATCAACAAGGTGCTCAAGGCGGCCCGGTCGGACGGCCGTTACGACCGGATCTACAAGAAGTGGTTCGGCACCACACCCAAGAAGTCCGCCACGAAGCCCGCTGCGAACTGA
- a CDS encoding glycoside hydrolase family 127 protein: protein MSAGPIRLSPEARTALCPATAARITGGFWATRRRINAEVSVPQGWDRLAEATVVSRPRAAACEGPGDGRAADGPLRGAEDHLWLEAACWQLAEDGGGTALEELAGRVERLVAAARTEEDRRGPSGRIRTEDRRWPTPVPECGPLLPETELYGAVPLLRAAVAHRRATGESTLLDVAQRYADRIGAVFDAGGDMEPVCGPPGIGTALVELYRETGERRHLELAEYLLDRREKDGLDARWLEDRPGAAGASSRRDRVPVREASEVTGHAVDRLRLLTGVADLAAETGDLGLREALVRLWEDMAATKTHVTGGVAARHGGESFGEAYELPPDRAHAETCAAVASIGFSWRMALLTGDARYSDLIERTLFNAFAAGGSLDGERWSAENPLQARGHSGGGPDGAPDGREPRRAPWARGACCPPRAVRLLASLPYYMASGDAEGLQLHQYASGSYTAGGGAVRVGTAYPWEGRIAVVVDKAPEDADWTLSLRIPHWAREYEVTVGGEPLAVRARDGWLRLRRRWRPGEVVVLSLPLSPRRTRAAARIDAVRGCAAIERGPLVYCLEEADQPDGVRLDDLALHPGAPLSAEHRPGLLGGVTVIATRGVRRAVPPRTWWPYTADCGDGKGAPEVPTDPVPVHLTAIPYYAWANRGDGPMRVWIPG from the coding sequence ATGTCCGCAGGACCGATCCGCCTCTCGCCGGAGGCGCGCACCGCGCTGTGCCCGGCGACCGCGGCCCGTATCACCGGTGGTTTCTGGGCCACCCGACGCCGTATCAACGCGGAGGTCAGCGTTCCGCAGGGGTGGGACCGGCTCGCGGAGGCGACCGTCGTGAGCCGCCCCCGGGCCGCCGCCTGCGAAGGGCCGGGGGACGGTCGCGCGGCCGACGGCCCGTTACGGGGCGCGGAGGACCACCTGTGGCTGGAAGCGGCGTGCTGGCAGCTCGCCGAGGACGGCGGGGGCACGGCGCTGGAGGAGCTGGCCGGGCGGGTGGAGCGGCTGGTCGCGGCGGCACGGACCGAGGAGGACCGCCGTGGGCCCTCCGGCCGGATCCGGACCGAGGACCGACGGTGGCCGACACCGGTTCCGGAGTGCGGGCCGCTGCTGCCGGAGACCGAGCTGTACGGCGCGGTCCCACTCCTCCGGGCCGCGGTCGCGCACCGGCGGGCCACCGGCGAGAGCACCCTGCTCGACGTGGCGCAGCGCTACGCCGACCGCATCGGCGCCGTGTTCGACGCGGGCGGCGACATGGAGCCGGTGTGCGGGCCTCCGGGGATCGGCACGGCCCTGGTCGAGCTGTACCGGGAGACCGGGGAGCGGCGCCATCTGGAGCTGGCCGAGTACCTCCTCGACCGGCGGGAGAAGGACGGCCTCGACGCCCGTTGGCTGGAGGACCGGCCCGGCGCTGCCGGGGCGTCCTCGCGGCGGGACCGGGTGCCGGTGCGGGAGGCGTCGGAGGTCACCGGGCACGCGGTGGACCGGCTGCGGCTGCTGACCGGGGTCGCCGACCTGGCGGCCGAGACCGGCGACCTGGGGCTGCGGGAAGCGCTGGTGCGGCTGTGGGAGGACATGGCCGCCACGAAGACCCATGTGACGGGCGGGGTGGCCGCCCGGCACGGCGGGGAGTCCTTCGGCGAGGCGTACGAGCTGCCGCCGGACCGGGCCCATGCCGAGACCTGCGCGGCCGTCGCCTCGATCGGGTTCAGCTGGCGGATGGCGCTGCTGACCGGCGACGCACGCTACAGCGACCTCATCGAGCGGACCTTGTTCAACGCCTTCGCGGCCGGGGGGTCGCTGGACGGCGAGCGCTGGTCCGCCGAGAATCCGCTCCAGGCCCGTGGCCACTCCGGGGGTGGGCCCGACGGCGCACCCGACGGCCGGGAGCCGCGGCGGGCGCCGTGGGCCCGGGGTGCGTGCTGCCCGCCCCGGGCGGTACGGCTGCTGGCCTCGCTGCCGTACTACATGGCGAGCGGCGACGCCGAGGGCCTCCAACTGCACCAGTACGCCTCGGGCTCGTACACGGCGGGAGGTGGGGCGGTGCGGGTCGGCACCGCCTACCCCTGGGAGGGCCGGATCGCGGTGGTCGTGGACAAGGCCCCCGAGGACGCCGACTGGACGCTGTCACTGCGCATACCGCACTGGGCGCGGGAGTACGAGGTGACCGTCGGCGGAGAGCCGCTGGCGGTGAGGGCGCGGGACGGCTGGTTGCGGCTGCGGCGGCGCTGGCGGCCCGGCGAGGTGGTGGTGCTGAGCCTGCCGCTGTCGCCCCGGCGCACCCGGGCGGCCGCGCGGATCGACGCGGTGCGCGGCTGCGCCGCGATCGAGCGGGGGCCGCTGGTGTACTGCCTGGAGGAGGCCGACCAGCCGGACGGGGTACGGCTGGACGACCTCGCGCTCCATCCGGGCGCCCCGCTCAGCGCGGAGCACCGGCCGGGGCTGCTCGGCGGGGTGACCGTGATCGCGACCCGCGGGGTACGGAGGGCGGTCCCGCCCCGCACCTGGTGGCCGTACACGGCGGACTGCGGCGATGGCAAGGGCGCTCCGGAGGTGCCCACGGACCCGGTGCCGGTGCACTTGACCGCGATCCCGTACTACGCCTGGGCGAACCGCGGCGACGGCCCGATGCGGGTCTGGATCCCGGGGTAG